Proteins encoded within one genomic window of Ideonella dechloratans:
- a CDS encoding OmpA family protein → MPTLPPRRSRRRYLAQSLAGLMVMPTALLSGCQTPGGGSPASQRDTRLRALGFTPSDEGWSLNLSSKLLFAFDADALDATQRQHLLELGNSLAALGVGELRIEGHTDLKGSSDYNLQLSQRRAEAVAQVLRGSALSRARLTVRSRGKERPVCTDDTEACQSQNRRVVLIVPAL, encoded by the coding sequence ATGCCCACGCTGCCGCCACGGCGGTCCCGCCGCCGGTACCTCGCCCAGTCCCTGGCCGGGCTGATGGTGATGCCCACCGCCCTGCTGTCGGGCTGCCAGACGCCGGGGGGCGGGTCCCCCGCATCGCAGCGTGACACCCGGCTGCGCGCCCTGGGCTTCACCCCCTCGGACGAGGGCTGGAGCCTGAACCTGTCGAGCAAGCTGCTGTTCGCCTTCGACGCCGACGCACTGGACGCGACCCAGCGTCAGCACCTGCTGGAACTGGGCAATTCGCTGGCCGCGCTGGGCGTGGGCGAGCTGCGCATCGAGGGCCACACCGACCTCAAGGGCAGCAGCGACTACAACCTGCAGCTGTCGCAGCGACGGGCCGAGGCGGTGGCCCAGGTGTTGCGGGGCAGCGCGCTGTCACGCGCGCGGCTCACCGTGCGCAGCCGTGGCAAGGAACGGCCGGTGTGCACCGACGACACCGAGGCCTGCCAGTCGCAGAACCGACGGGTGGTGCTGATCGTTCCGGCGCTGTGA
- the rpe gene encoding ribulose-phosphate 3-epimerase: MAPTYRIAPSILSADFARLGEEVRHVLAAGADWIHFDVMDNHYVPNLTFGPMICQALRPHAVKPDGTPAPIDVHLMVQPVDALAQAFCQAGADLVSFHPDASAHVDRTLQLIKAEGKQAGLVFNPAEPLDVLEWVIDKVDLVLIMSVNPGFGGQSFIDSALRKLEKARKIIDASGRDIRLEVDGGVKVDNIRRIADAGADTFVAGSAIFGKPDYKGVIDAMRAELSR; the protein is encoded by the coding sequence ATGGCACCGACCTACCGCATCGCCCCGAGCATCCTGTCCGCCGACTTTGCCCGTCTGGGTGAGGAGGTCCGCCACGTGCTGGCCGCCGGCGCCGACTGGATCCACTTCGACGTGATGGACAACCATTACGTGCCCAACTTGACCTTCGGCCCGATGATCTGCCAGGCCTTGCGCCCGCACGCGGTCAAGCCCGACGGCACGCCCGCGCCGATCGATGTGCACCTGATGGTGCAGCCGGTGGATGCGCTGGCCCAGGCCTTCTGCCAGGCCGGCGCCGACCTGGTGAGCTTCCACCCCGATGCCTCGGCCCATGTGGACCGCACGCTGCAGCTGATCAAGGCCGAGGGCAAGCAGGCCGGCCTGGTGTTCAACCCGGCCGAGCCGCTGGACGTGCTGGAGTGGGTGATCGACAAGGTGGACCTGGTGCTCATCATGAGCGTGAACCCCGGCTTCGGCGGCCAGAGCTTCATCGACTCGGCCCTGCGCAAGCTGGAGAAGGCCCGCAAGATCATCGACGCCAGCGGCCGCGACATCCGCCTGGAGGTGGACGGCGGCGTCAAGGTGGACAACATCCGCCGCATCGCCGACGCGGGCGCCGACACCTTCGTGGCCGGCAGTGCCATCTTCGGCAAGCCCGATTACAAGGGCGTCATCGACGCGATGCGCGCCGAGCTCAGCCGCTGA